The following proteins are encoded in a genomic region of Ostrea edulis chromosome 7, xbOstEdul1.1, whole genome shotgun sequence:
- the LOC125656844 gene encoding uncharacterized protein LOC125656844 isoform X1, with translation MFTGEVQCVLGMSESFNFCHFWVFNPTPFLAGKHTNLGSNPPRLENLLDPPLSYRILLLEKTTTTKIYTTKQSVVSTSNEKYYVTTTRTKYSTISATTETKVDNQTSGPGVTQQLSPLDAFFTTQNLLIMAIFGVGLIFLTLLCRCACRIICKKIVSKRKLNCDKKENRPDIVQDEFHYEEISSILVVSNQGISYSPLLQNSKDGREVTLEGFNTSEEKEWENLEEIEDQGYENNAITKSTKHFPVDDPSDQELPGTHHGLTDSEGYQLPHSSSTGMSDGYIDASFCMAKETPDNDRSNYLIVLPN, from the exons TCTTGGCTGGAAAACATACAAACTTGGGTAGCAACCCACCCCGCTTGGAAAAtcttctggatccgccactgtcttATCGTATACTTTTGCTAG AGAAAACGACGACCACCAAGATCTATACAACCAAACAGTCTGTAGTCAGCACCTCGAACGAAAAGTATTACGTCACCACTACCAGAACTAAATATAGCACCATCAGCGCTACCACGGAGACGAAGGTGGATAATCAGACTTCAGGGCCGGGAGTAACACAGCAACTCTCTCCATTAGACGCCTTCTTTACCACACAGAACCTTTTGATAATGGCTATTTTCGGAGTAGGGTTAATTTTCTTAACTCTTCTTTGTAGGTGTGCTTGTAGAATTATTTGCAAAAAAATAGTTTCAAAGCGAAAATTGAATTGTGATAAAAAGGAAAATCGCCCGGATATTGTGCAAGACGAATTCCATTATGAAGAAATATCCAGTATTTTAGTCGTTTCTAACCAGGGGATTAGTTATTCTCCTCTTCTCCAAAATTCAAAAGACGGGCGAGAGGTAACTCTAGAAGGATTCAATACTTCCGAAGAGAAAGAATGGGAAAACCTAGAGGAGATCGAAGACCAAGGATATGAAAACAATGCGATCACTAAATCTACAAAACATTTCCCTGTCGATGATCCGTCGGATCAAGAGTTACCTGGTACACATCATGGATTAACGGACTCAGAGGGATATCAGTTACCACACTCCTCCTCCACTGGGATGTCAGACGGATATATTGACGCGAGTTTCTGTATGGCGAAGGAAACACCTGACAATGACAGAAGTAACTATTTGATTGTGCTTCCTAATTAA
- the LOC125656844 gene encoding uncharacterized protein LOC125656844 isoform X2: MTDCREKLIGLRKCCTGHQWDERTESCKKKTTTTKIYTTKQSVVSTSNEKYYVTTTRTKYSTISATTETKVDNQTSGPGVTQQLSPLDAFFTTQNLLIMAIFGVGLIFLTLLCRCACRIICKKIVSKRKLNCDKKENRPDIVQDEFHYEEISSILVVSNQGISYSPLLQNSKDGREVTLEGFNTSEEKEWENLEEIEDQGYENNAITKSTKHFPVDDPSDQELPGTHHGLTDSEGYQLPHSSSTGMSDGYIDASFCMAKETPDNDRSNYLIVLPN; the protein is encoded by the coding sequence AGAAAACGACGACCACCAAGATCTATACAACCAAACAGTCTGTAGTCAGCACCTCGAACGAAAAGTATTACGTCACCACTACCAGAACTAAATATAGCACCATCAGCGCTACCACGGAGACGAAGGTGGATAATCAGACTTCAGGGCCGGGAGTAACACAGCAACTCTCTCCATTAGACGCCTTCTTTACCACACAGAACCTTTTGATAATGGCTATTTTCGGAGTAGGGTTAATTTTCTTAACTCTTCTTTGTAGGTGTGCTTGTAGAATTATTTGCAAAAAAATAGTTTCAAAGCGAAAATTGAATTGTGATAAAAAGGAAAATCGCCCGGATATTGTGCAAGACGAATTCCATTATGAAGAAATATCCAGTATTTTAGTCGTTTCTAACCAGGGGATTAGTTATTCTCCTCTTCTCCAAAATTCAAAAGACGGGCGAGAGGTAACTCTAGAAGGATTCAATACTTCCGAAGAGAAAGAATGGGAAAACCTAGAGGAGATCGAAGACCAAGGATATGAAAACAATGCGATCACTAAATCTACAAAACATTTCCCTGTCGATGATCCGTCGGATCAAGAGTTACCTGGTACACATCATGGATTAACGGACTCAGAGGGATATCAGTTACCACACTCCTCCTCCACTGGGATGTCAGACGGATATATTGACGCGAGTTTCTGTATGGCGAAGGAAACACCTGACAATGACAGAAGTAACTATTTGATTGTGCTTCCTAATTAA